The proteins below are encoded in one region of Streptomyces marianii:
- a CDS encoding dienelactone hydrolase family protein produces the protein MDIMLFHSTYGVRPAVLAAAERLRDAGHRVWTPDLFDGRVYDSVEEGRVYKDEVGVDELLKRAIVAAAPHSERGLVYAGFSLGAAIAQNLALGDEKARGLLLLHGTSDIAENARAEDLPVQLHVADPDPFEPDDWLTAWYLRMGRTGADVEVHRYAGAGHLYTDPDLPDWDEEAAGRTWRVALGFLETLGEAEGTV, from the coding sequence ATGGACATCATGCTTTTCCATTCGACGTACGGCGTGCGCCCCGCCGTGCTCGCCGCCGCCGAGCGCCTGCGAGATGCAGGTCACCGGGTGTGGACCCCGGATCTGTTCGACGGCCGGGTGTACGACTCCGTGGAGGAGGGCAGGGTGTACAAGGACGAGGTCGGGGTGGACGAGCTGCTGAAGCGGGCGATCGTGGCCGCCGCGCCGCACTCGGAGCGCGGGCTCGTGTACGCGGGGTTCTCCCTGGGGGCGGCCATCGCCCAGAACCTCGCCCTCGGCGACGAGAAGGCCCGCGGTCTCCTGCTGCTGCACGGCACGTCCGACATCGCGGAGAACGCGCGGGCCGAGGACCTGCCCGTACAACTGCACGTCGCCGATCCGGACCCGTTCGAGCCTGACGACTGGCTCACCGCCTGGTACCTGCGCATGGGCAGGACGGGCGCGGACGTCGAGGTGCACCGCTACGCCGGCGCCGGGCACCTGTACACGGACCCCGACCTTCCGGACTGGGACGAGGAGGCGGCCGGTCGGACGTGGCGCGTGGCGCTCGGCTTCCTGGAGACGCTGGGGGAGGCCGAGGGGACCGTGTGA
- a CDS encoding mechanosensitive ion channel family protein produces the protein MENVLRPLIVLVGSVLLTLLLGWLADLLLRRADARHSETPLWGLLRRCRVPLQVVVLTGLLRGTYTETAVEVVERNEAFIGHVLTLVLIAASAWLVVRIAAAVVEASYSRFAATSRDLARVRRVRTQVALVQRIVTALVAVVALASMLLTFPGMDKLGASLLASAGVLGIVAGVAAQSTLGNLFAGFQIAFGDMVRIGDTVVVDGEWGTVEEVTLTFLAVRTWDERRITMPVSYFTSKPFENWSRGGAQMTGTVFFHLDHTAPVHEMREKLHDVLRECPAWDGRDWSIAVTDTTPNTMVVRAVVTAKDADDIWTVRCAVREQLIAWLCDHHPHALPRIATSQAVPPPATHTQPDTPAQRTGRG, from the coding sequence ATGGAGAACGTGCTGCGCCCGTTGATCGTCCTCGTCGGCTCGGTCCTGCTCACGCTGCTGCTGGGGTGGCTCGCCGATCTGCTGCTCCGGCGCGCGGACGCCCGCCACAGCGAGACCCCGCTGTGGGGGCTGCTGCGCCGCTGCCGGGTGCCGTTGCAGGTGGTGGTGCTGACCGGGCTGTTGCGAGGGACCTACACGGAGACCGCCGTCGAGGTCGTCGAACGGAACGAGGCCTTCATCGGCCATGTCCTGACGCTCGTCCTCATCGCCGCCTCGGCCTGGCTGGTGGTGCGGATCGCCGCGGCGGTGGTGGAGGCCTCGTACTCCCGCTTCGCCGCCACCTCCCGGGACCTCGCGCGGGTACGCCGGGTCCGCACCCAGGTCGCGCTGGTCCAGCGGATCGTCACCGCCCTGGTCGCCGTGGTGGCCTTGGCGTCGATGCTGCTGACCTTCCCCGGCATGGACAAGCTGGGAGCCTCGCTGCTGGCCTCCGCCGGTGTCCTCGGTATCGTCGCCGGTGTCGCGGCCCAGTCCACGCTGGGCAATCTCTTCGCCGGATTCCAGATCGCCTTCGGCGACATGGTGCGCATCGGGGACACCGTCGTCGTGGACGGCGAGTGGGGCACGGTGGAGGAGGTGACGCTCACCTTCCTCGCGGTGCGGACCTGGGACGAGCGGCGGATCACGATGCCTGTGTCGTACTTCACAAGCAAGCCGTTCGAGAACTGGTCGCGCGGCGGTGCGCAGATGACCGGGACGGTCTTCTTCCACCTCGACCACACGGCACCGGTGCACGAGATGCGTGAGAAACTCCACGACGTCCTGCGCGAGTGCCCGGCCTGGGACGGCCGCGACTGGTCGATCGCGGTCACGGACACCACACCGAACACGATGGTGGTGCGCGCCGTCGTCACCGCGAAGGACGCGGACGACATCTGGACGGTGCGGTGCGCCGTGCGCGAGCAGTTGATCGCCTGGCTCTGCGACCACCACCCGCACGCCCTCCCGCGCATCGCCACGTCCCAGGCGGTCCCCCCGCCCGCGACGCACACCCAGCCCGACACCCCCGCCCAGCGGACCGGCCGCGGGTAG
- a CDS encoding DsbA family protein, with product MSARNSRANKAAARERLRLERERQAKKDRIRRQVVVAASTVAVLAAAGGIGYAVMQANKPSAWEAAKNAKVVKPKNTEGENGTTVVIGKPAAKKTLEVYEDSRCPVCATFEQAVGETVKKDVDAGKYKLKYIGATFIDKSDNGEGSKNALSALGAALDVSPEAFMEYKAALYSANFHPEESDDKFAKDAYLLEIADSVDALKNNAGFKKNVENGTFDSWALKMSKTFDDSGVTGTPTLRMDGKKVVAEGSDSAPMTVEQFNAAVDKALKS from the coding sequence ATGAGTGCACGCAACAGCCGCGCGAACAAGGCCGCCGCCCGCGAGCGTCTGCGTCTGGAGCGCGAGCGCCAGGCCAAGAAGGACAGGATCAGGCGGCAGGTCGTCGTCGCGGCCTCGACCGTCGCGGTCCTGGCGGCCGCGGGCGGCATCGGCTACGCCGTCATGCAGGCCAACAAGCCCTCGGCCTGGGAGGCTGCGAAGAACGCGAAGGTCGTCAAGCCCAAGAACACCGAGGGAGAGAACGGCACCACCGTCGTCATCGGCAAGCCGGCCGCGAAGAAGACCCTCGAGGTCTACGAGGACTCGCGCTGCCCGGTCTGCGCGACGTTCGAGCAGGCGGTGGGCGAGACCGTGAAGAAGGACGTGGACGCGGGCAAGTACAAGCTGAAGTACATCGGCGCGACGTTCATCGACAAGAGCGACAACGGCGAGGGTTCCAAGAACGCCCTCTCCGCCCTCGGCGCGGCACTCGACGTGAGCCCCGAGGCCTTCATGGAGTACAAGGCGGCCCTCTACTCCGCGAACTTCCACCCGGAGGAGAGCGACGACAAGTTCGCCAAGGACGCGTACCTGCTGGAGATCGCCGACTCGGTGGACGCGCTCAAGAACAACGCCGGGTTCAAGAAGAACGTCGAGAACGGCACGTTCGACTCCTGGGCGCTGAAGATGTCGAAGACCTTCGACGACAGCGGGGTGACCGGCACGCCGACCCTGAGGATGGACGGCAAGAAGGTCGTCGCGGAGGGCAGCGACAGCGCCCCGATGACGGTCGAGCAGTTCAACGCGGCGGTCGACAAGGCGCTCAAGAGCTGA
- a CDS encoding alkaline phosphatase D family protein, whose protein sequence is MTTRLTSTPSRRSVVKAAAATAVATAAAAPALAAASPASAAEQGTAFLHGVASGDPLPDGVLLWTRVTPAPDALPGSGKGPDTEVSWEIAEDRGFTKVVAGGRTNATAATDHTVKVDVRGLSPATAYFFRFASGGTVSATGRTRTAPAADAAAPGVRFGVVSCANWESGYFAAYRHLAARADLDAILHLGDYIYEYGTGGYPADEYVVRRHEPAHEITTLADYRVRHGKYKTDADLQALHAAHPLVAIWDDHEIANDAWAGGAENHTPGTEGDYAARAAAAKRAYFEWMPVRTSTEGTVYRRLRFGKLADLHLLDLRSFRSEQASVGSGKVDDPERTITGRAQLDWLKSGLASSDATWKLVGTSVMISPVAFGSVPAHLLGPIAELLGLPKEGLAANVDQWDGYTDDRKELLKHLTDRGIENTVFLTGDIHMAWANDVPVKAATYPLSRSAATEFVVTSVTSDNLDDMLHVAPGTVSLVAATAVKVANRHVKWLDMDHHGYGVLDVTAERSQMDYYTVSDKTRPDATAAWTRSYRTLNGTQKVERVNQPVR, encoded by the coding sequence GTGACCACAAGACTCACCTCAACCCCCAGCCGCCGCTCGGTCGTCAAAGCCGCTGCCGCCACCGCTGTCGCCACTGCCGCCGCCGCTCCCGCGCTCGCGGCCGCATCCCCCGCCTCCGCCGCCGAACAGGGCACGGCCTTCCTCCACGGGGTCGCCTCCGGGGATCCGCTCCCCGACGGCGTGCTGTTGTGGACCCGGGTCACCCCGGCCCCCGACGCCCTGCCCGGTTCCGGCAAGGGCCCCGACACCGAAGTGAGTTGGGAGATCGCCGAGGACAGGGGCTTCACCAAGGTCGTCGCCGGCGGCCGGACCAACGCCACCGCGGCCACCGACCACACCGTCAAGGTCGACGTCAGAGGGCTCTCCCCGGCCACCGCCTACTTCTTCCGCTTCGCCTCCGGCGGCACCGTCTCCGCCACCGGCCGCACCAGGACCGCGCCCGCCGCCGACGCCGCCGCGCCCGGGGTGCGCTTCGGCGTGGTCTCCTGCGCCAACTGGGAGTCCGGATACTTCGCGGCGTACCGCCATCTCGCGGCCCGCGCCGACCTGGACGCGATCCTGCACCTCGGCGACTACATCTACGAGTACGGCACCGGCGGCTACCCGGCCGACGAGTACGTCGTGCGCCGGCACGAGCCCGCGCACGAGATCACGACCCTCGCCGACTACCGCGTCCGGCACGGCAAGTACAAGACCGACGCCGACCTCCAGGCACTGCACGCCGCCCATCCGCTCGTCGCGATCTGGGACGACCACGAGATCGCCAACGACGCCTGGGCGGGCGGCGCGGAGAACCACACGCCCGGCACCGAGGGCGACTACGCGGCCCGCGCCGCGGCGGCCAAGCGGGCCTACTTCGAGTGGATGCCCGTGCGCACCTCCACCGAGGGCACCGTCTACCGCCGGCTGCGCTTCGGCAAGCTGGCCGACCTGCATCTGCTGGACCTCCGCTCGTTCCGCTCCGAGCAGGCGTCCGTGGGCAGCGGCAAGGTCGACGACCCGGAGCGCACGATCACCGGCCGCGCCCAGCTGGACTGGCTCAAGTCCGGCCTGGCGTCCTCGGACGCCACCTGGAAGCTCGTCGGCACCTCGGTGATGATCTCGCCGGTGGCCTTCGGTTCCGTACCCGCCCACCTGCTGGGGCCGATCGCCGAACTGCTCGGCCTGCCCAAGGAGGGCCTCGCGGCCAACGTGGACCAGTGGGACGGCTACACGGACGACCGGAAGGAGCTGCTGAAGCACCTGACGGACCGGGGGATCGAGAACACCGTCTTCCTCACCGGCGACATCCACATGGCATGGGCAAACGACGTGCCGGTGAAGGCGGCGACGTACCCGCTGTCGCGGTCGGCGGCCACCGAGTTCGTGGTGACGTCGGTGACCTCCGACAACCTGGACGACATGCTGCACGTCGCCCCCGGCACCGTCTCGCTGGTCGCGGCCACCGCCGTCAAGGTCGCGAACCGCCATGTGAAGTGGCTCGACATGGACCACCACGGCTACGGCGTCCTCGACGTGACCGCCGAACGGTCGCAGATGGACTACTACACCGTCTCCGACAAGACCCGGCCCGACGCGACCGCGGCCTGGACCCGCTCGTACCGGACGCTGAACGGAACGCAGAAGGTCGAGCGCGTCAACCAGCCGGTGCGCTGA
- a CDS encoding DUF2252 domain-containing protein: MSVHQPPAGERGEEILSVFGTAFGELLAADPAAFRVKFRKMAASAFAFYRGSASLFYADLEREQHAGPYLDERTSRVWIHGDLHAENFGTYMDSNGRLIFNVNDFDEAYVGPFIWDLKRLSASLALIGYTKALGDEQITELVRIFAAAYRERVHALATGAKNDEVPPFTLDTADGALLEALRSARSLTRFGLLDSMTEIRDFERRFTGGGGAIELDAATRYKVLAAFDGYLETLPESSLARPDSYRVKDVVGRRGIGIGSAGLPSYNILLEGNSDALENDVVIYMKQAQTPAVSRHITDERVRSYFRHEGHRTVISQRALQAHADPWLGWTELDNSGQLVAEVSPYAVDLDWSDIDDPEEIAAVVADLGRATATMHAAADDESGHSLVPFSTERAIDAAIAADEDGLGDLLVDFAHDYGARARADHQIFLDLFRNGRIPGL; the protein is encoded by the coding sequence ATGTCGGTCCACCAGCCCCCGGCCGGCGAGCGCGGTGAGGAGATCCTCTCCGTGTTCGGCACCGCCTTCGGCGAGCTCCTGGCCGCCGACCCGGCCGCGTTCCGGGTGAAGTTCCGCAAGATGGCGGCCTCGGCCTTCGCCTTCTACCGGGGCTCGGCGAGCCTGTTCTACGCCGACCTGGAGCGCGAGCAGCACGCCGGTCCGTACCTGGACGAGCGGACCAGCCGGGTGTGGATCCACGGCGACCTCCACGCCGAGAACTTCGGCACGTACATGGACTCCAACGGTCGGCTGATCTTCAACGTCAACGACTTCGACGAGGCGTACGTGGGCCCCTTCATCTGGGACCTCAAGCGGCTCTCCGCCTCGCTGGCGCTGATCGGCTACACGAAGGCCCTCGGTGACGAGCAGATCACCGAGCTGGTGCGGATCTTCGCCGCCGCCTACCGCGAGCGCGTCCACGCCCTGGCGACCGGAGCGAAGAACGACGAGGTGCCGCCCTTCACCCTGGACACGGCGGACGGCGCGCTACTGGAGGCGCTGCGCAGCGCCCGCTCGCTGACCCGCTTCGGGCTGCTGGACTCGATGACCGAGATCCGCGACTTCGAACGCCGTTTCACCGGGGGCGGCGGGGCGATCGAGCTGGACGCGGCCACCCGCTACAAGGTGCTGGCGGCGTTCGACGGCTATCTGGAGACCCTGCCCGAGTCCAGCCTCGCCCGGCCCGACTCGTACCGCGTGAAGGACGTGGTCGGACGGCGCGGCATCGGTATCGGCTCCGCCGGTCTGCCCTCGTACAACATCCTGCTCGAGGGCAACAGCGACGCCCTCGAGAACGACGTCGTGATCTACATGAAGCAGGCCCAGACCCCGGCGGTGTCCCGGCACATCACGGACGAGCGGGTGCGGAGCTACTTCCGGCACGAGGGGCACCGCACGGTGATCTCGCAGCGGGCCCTTCAGGCCCACGCGGACCCCTGGCTGGGCTGGACGGAGCTCGACAACTCGGGTCAGCTGGTCGCCGAGGTCTCCCCGTACGCGGTCGACCTGGACTGGTCGGACATCGACGACCCGGAGGAGATCGCGGCGGTGGTCGCGGACCTCGGCCGGGCCACGGCGACCATGCACGCGGCCGCGGACGACGAGAGCGGCCACTCGCTGGTGCCGTTCTCGACGGAGCGGGCCATCGACGCGGCGATCGCGGCGGACGAGGACGGCTTGGGGGACCTGCTGGTGGACTTCGCGCACGACTACGGCGCCCGGGCCCGTGCCGACCACCAGATCTTCCTGGACCTGTTCCGCAACGGCCGGATCCCCGGGTTGTAG
- a CDS encoding serine/threonine-protein kinase, translated as MNAPGELVDGRFELIERLGSGGMGTVWRARDTVLHREVALKAVRSDASASAAVRERVLREARALARLNHPNVVTVHHIVDAEPHPWIVMELVPGLSLQDRLAQGPLTPPEAARIGRQVLSALRAAHAAGIQHRDVKPANVLLRPDDATGHSGTGGDTAVLTDFGIAALQGSTALTATGELIGSPEYMAPERVRGLDDTPASDLWSLGLVLYVGVEGVSPLRRPTTLATLAAVLDEAVPPPVRSGPLAPVLQALLVRDPADRPDAARLDAMLAQVETGTAPYWAQPTMTTATPPPGPVPGPVPPVPTRLDNPRATAPQPSSRLPEGRPANRAPLVAAVIAVALAITAAGAVALALRDPGGRATDDAKGPGGASGPSVHASAAPASSTAPSPSTPPAPTVTVTASATPSTPADPAASPPSSGRWIAQLFSEPVGSGTAARDVRLARIRETVPEARYLRSDDYASLRPGYWVIYAEGPFDDGRAALRFCAERDRTTADSCLGRYLSPHAADSALQCRPPADNPSGRCGRD; from the coding sequence ATGAATGCGCCGGGGGAACTGGTCGACGGGCGGTTCGAGCTGATCGAGAGGCTCGGCAGCGGAGGCATGGGCACGGTGTGGCGGGCCCGCGACACCGTGCTCCACCGTGAAGTCGCCCTGAAGGCGGTCAGATCCGACGCCTCCGCTTCCGCGGCCGTACGCGAACGCGTGCTGCGCGAGGCCCGGGCGCTCGCCCGGCTGAACCACCCGAACGTGGTGACGGTTCATCACATCGTGGACGCCGAACCGCATCCGTGGATCGTGATGGAGCTGGTGCCCGGGCTCTCGCTCCAGGACCGCCTGGCCCAGGGGCCGCTGACCCCGCCCGAGGCGGCGCGCATCGGACGGCAGGTGCTCTCCGCGCTGCGCGCCGCGCACGCGGCCGGCATCCAGCACCGGGACGTCAAGCCCGCCAACGTCCTGCTCCGCCCGGACGATGCCACCGGGCACTCCGGCACCGGCGGCGACACCGCCGTGCTCACCGACTTCGGGATCGCGGCGCTGCAGGGCTCGACCGCACTGACCGCCACGGGCGAACTGATCGGCTCGCCCGAGTACATGGCGCCCGAACGCGTCCGCGGCCTCGACGACACCCCGGCATCCGACCTCTGGTCGCTGGGCCTGGTGCTGTACGTGGGCGTGGAGGGCGTCAGCCCGCTGCGCCGACCGACGACACTGGCCACACTCGCGGCCGTGCTCGACGAGGCGGTGCCGCCGCCGGTGCGTTCCGGACCGCTCGCACCCGTACTCCAGGCCCTGCTCGTACGGGACCCGGCGGACCGGCCCGACGCGGCACGGTTGGACGCCATGCTGGCGCAGGTCGAGACGGGGACGGCGCCGTACTGGGCGCAGCCCACGATGACGACGGCGACACCGCCGCCCGGGCCGGTGCCGGGACCGGTTCCGCCGGTGCCGACCCGGCTGGACAACCCGCGGGCGACGGCCCCCCAGCCGTCCTCCCGGCTCCCGGAGGGCAGACCGGCGAACCGTGCGCCCCTCGTCGCCGCCGTCATCGCCGTGGCCCTCGCGATCACGGCCGCCGGCGCGGTCGCGCTGGCGCTGCGGGATCCCGGCGGACGGGCCACGGACGATGCGAAGGGCCCGGGTGGGGCATCGGGCCCCTCGGTCCACGCCTCCGCCGCACCCGCCTCGAGCACGGCACCGAGTCCGAGCACGCCGCCGGCGCCGACGGTCACCGTCACCGCGTCGGCGACTCCGAGCACTCCGGCCGATCCCGCCGCGTCCCCGCCGTCCTCGGGTCGCTGGATCGCGCAGCTCTTCTCCGAGCCCGTCGGATCCGGCACGGCCGCCCGCGACGTCCGGCTCGCCCGGATCCGCGAGACGGTCCCCGAGGCCCGGTACCTGCGCAGCGACGACTACGCGTCACTGCGGCCCGGCTACTGGGTGATCTACGCCGAGGGACCGTTCGACGACGGCCGGGCCGCGCTCAGGTTCTGCGCCGAACGCGACCGCACCACGGCCGACAGCTGCCTGGGCCGCTATCTCAGCCCCCACGCGGCCGACTCGGCGCTCCAGTGCCGTCCCCCGGCGGACAACCCGTCGGGGCGCTGCGGCCGCGACTAG